In Bacillaceae bacterium S4-13-56, a single window of DNA contains:
- the pdxT gene encoding pyridoxal 5'-phosphate synthase glutaminase subunit PdxT, which translates to MVKIGVLGLQGAVREHIKSIEASGAEGVTVKRVEQLSDLDGLIIPGGESTTMRRLIDKYDFLEPLKTFGQSGKPIFGTCAGLILLAKHINGRSDAHLGLMNITAERNAFGRQKESFEVDLEVKGIASDFNAVFIRAPYVLEVEDSVEVLATYKDHIVAVQEGHYLACAFHPELTDDHRLTEHFIKMVNNAKNKVAI; encoded by the coding sequence ATGGTGAAAATTGGAGTGCTCGGTTTGCAAGGTGCTGTAAGAGAACATATAAAGTCCATAGAGGCTTCTGGTGCTGAGGGAGTTACAGTAAAAAGAGTAGAACAACTAAGTGATCTTGATGGTCTTATTATCCCGGGTGGAGAAAGCACCACTATGAGGAGACTTATTGATAAATATGATTTTTTAGAGCCTTTAAAAACATTTGGACAAAGCGGAAAGCCTATATTTGGTACATGTGCAGGTTTAATCCTTTTAGCTAAGCATATTAATGGAAGATCAGATGCACATTTAGGGCTTATGAATATAACGGCAGAGCGTAATGCTTTTGGTCGACAAAAAGAAAGTTTTGAAGTAGATTTAGAAGTAAAAGGAATTGCTTCTGACTTTAATGCTGTATTTATTCGTGCACCATATGTATTAGAGGTAGAAGATAGTGTTGAGGTTTTAGCAACCTATAAAGACCATATTGTGGCTGTTCAAGAAGGACATTATTTGGCCTGCGCCTTCCATCCAGAATTAACCGACGATCATCGGTTAACCGAGCATTTTATAAAAATGGTCAATAATGCAAAGAATAAAGTTGCGATTTAA